In a single window of the Marinitoga sp. 38H-ov genome:
- a CDS encoding uracil-xanthine permease family protein produces MSEYVSVSLQEDRSEGMGTGGLILLGLQHTFTMFGATVLVPYLTGIPVNVALFTAGLGTLLFHWITKWKVPVFLGSSFAYIAPIVAVVMHYMNEAGLGYNNIQDAVAAGVDLKPYLAYATGGIFLAGLVKFGFGILIKFIGIRRFEKLFPPVISGTMIILIGLILSPVAINMASGNWWIALVSLFTAVIVRLYTRGFSRLIPVIWGIIVGYIVAAITGNVSFAEVGTASWVGMPEIYLPKFSWYAAAAIVPVAIAPSVEHFGDIFAISAVVGKKFYEDPGMHRTLMGDGLATSLGGFFGGPANTTYSENTGVLAFTKAFNPWIMRIAAFFAILLALIPKVGALVRSIPVPVMGGIEILLFGMIASIGAKTLINNQVKVEGKNLVTMSLMLVTGLGGAVFQAGNFALQGLGLAAVVGVITNLLLTITGASED; encoded by the coding sequence ATGAGTGAATATGTTAGTGTGTCTTTACAAGAAGATCGAAGTGAAGGTATGGGGACAGGGGGATTAATATTATTAGGATTACAACATACCTTCACAATGTTTGGCGCAACAGTATTGGTGCCTTATTTAACAGGTATACCTGTAAATGTAGCGTTATTTACAGCTGGACTTGGAACATTATTATTTCATTGGATCACAAAATGGAAAGTACCAGTATTTTTAGGCTCTAGTTTTGCATACATTGCTCCAATAGTTGCAGTAGTAATGCATTATATGAATGAAGCTGGACTTGGATATAATAACATTCAAGATGCAGTAGCAGCTGGAGTAGATTTAAAACCATACTTAGCCTATGCAACAGGTGGAATATTTTTAGCAGGTTTAGTAAAGTTTGGTTTTGGAATATTAATTAAGTTTATAGGGATAAGGAGATTTGAAAAATTATTCCCGCCAGTAATATCAGGAACAATGATAATATTAATAGGTTTAATATTAAGTCCAGTAGCAATAAATATGGCAAGTGGAAATTGGTGGATAGCATTAGTATCTTTATTTACGGCAGTAATAGTAAGATTATATACAAGAGGATTTAGTAGATTAATACCTGTTATATGGGGGATAATAGTAGGGTATATAGTAGCAGCAATAACAGGAAATGTAAGTTTTGCAGAAGTAGGAACAGCAAGTTGGGTAGGAATGCCGGAAATATATTTACCAAAATTCTCATGGTATGCAGCAGCTGCAATAGTACCAGTAGCAATTGCACCATCAGTAGAACACTTCGGTGATATATTTGCAATATCAGCAGTAGTAGGAAAGAAATTCTATGAAGATCCAGGAATGCATAGAACATTAATGGGCGATGGTCTTGCAACATCATTAGGAGGATTTTTTGGAGGACCTGCAAATACAACATATAGCGAAAATACTGGAGTATTAGCATTTACAAAAGCATTTAATCCATGGATAATGAGAATAGCAGCATTCTTTGCAATATTATTGGCATTAATACCAAAAGTAGGAGCATTAGTAAGATCAATACCTGTACCAGTAATGGGTGGAATAGAAATATTATTATTCGGTATGATTGCAAGTATTGGTGCAAAAACATTAATAAACAACCAAGTAAAAGTAGAAGGGAAAAATCTAGTAACAATGTCATTAATGTTAGTAACCGGTTTAGGTGGAGCTGTTTTTCAAGCAGGAAATTTTGCTTTACAAGGGTTAGGTCTTGCTGCTGTTGTTGGAGTAATTACTAATTTATTATTAACTATAACTGGAGCTTCAGAAGATTAA
- a CDS encoding NADH-quinone oxidoreductase subunit C yields the protein MNSMNDIINDLKNKFNPINFDIVSEKQFAIDVENEELQSILAYLKAQGWKQLTLLTCIDWIKENKFQLVYIIYNWDNPITINVRTKIDRDNPKFRTITSIYPGAEYYERDVHEFFGVEFEGNEKSKKPLFLELWDDIPPLRKDFDPLAYSKKKFDVRDYKVDFIPKEGEAE from the coding sequence ATGAATTCCATGAATGATATTATTAATGATTTAAAAAATAAATTTAATCCAATAAATTTTGATATTGTGTCAGAAAAACAATTTGCAATTGATGTAGAAAACGAAGAATTACAAAGTATTTTAGCTTATTTAAAAGCCCAAGGTTGGAAACAATTAACATTATTAACTTGTATCGATTGGATTAAAGAAAATAAATTTCAATTAGTTTATATTATATATAACTGGGATAATCCAATTACAATTAATGTTAGAACAAAAATAGATAGGGATAATCCTAAATTTAGAACAATAACTTCTATTTATCCAGGTGCAGAATATTATGAGAGAGATGTTCATGAATTTTTTGGTGTTGAATTTGAAGGAAATGAAAAATCCAAAAAACCTTTATTCTTAGAATTATGGGATGATATACCACCACTAAGAAAAGATTTTGATCCTTTAGCTTATTCAAAGAAAAAATTTGATGTAAGAGATTACAAAGTAGATTTCATTCCGAAAGAAGGTGAAGCAGAATGA
- a CDS encoding NADH-quinone oxidoreductase subunit D, which yields MKRELKLFLGPNHPGMHGNFSVHLYVDGDIVEKARPLPGMLHRGFEKLMERRLWMNNLALIPRICVPEPDINEMVYAMGIETLAKIEVPERAHWIRMLILEMARVAIHMMSFGGIGGPTGLYTGPNWAISDRDLILDIFEAITGARIYHMYIVPGGVRKDLPEGIEKKIEKLMDDIERRLPEYEDLILRNPVMEKRLKAAAPLSAEVCWELGVTGIGLRSTTGEAYDIRKVEPYARYDQVEFDVPVHKGVSFAYDRLSMKFEEIKQSIRIIRQVLDKMPKEGPIRAKISRGSALRWRVPKGQVYAHVESSRGDYGYFIVSDGENKPYRIAVRGASYPQGLLGIEKYLPGTRLEDVAIWLDTMGVCSPEIDR from the coding sequence ATGAAAAGAGAGTTGAAATTATTTTTAGGTCCTAACCATCCAGGTATGCATGGAAATTTCAGTGTTCACTTATATGTAGATGGCGATATTGTAGAAAAGGCTAGACCATTACCTGGAATGCTTCATCGAGGTTTTGAAAAATTAATGGAAAGAAGATTATGGATGAATAATCTTGCATTAATTCCAAGAATTTGTGTTCCTGAACCAGATATAAATGAAATGGTATATGCAATGGGAATTGAAACATTAGCAAAAATAGAAGTTCCTGAAAGAGCACATTGGATTAGAATGTTAATATTAGAAATGGCTAGAGTAGCAATTCACATGATGTCATTTGGAGGTATTGGTGGCCCTACAGGATTATATACTGGTCCTAACTGGGCAATCTCAGATAGAGATTTAATTCTTGATATTTTTGAAGCAATAACAGGAGCAAGAATTTATCATATGTATATTGTTCCAGGTGGTGTAAGAAAAGATTTACCAGAAGGAATAGAAAAGAAAATAGAAAAATTAATGGATGATATAGAAAGACGTTTACCTGAATATGAAGATTTAATTTTAAGAAACCCTGTAATGGAAAAAAGACTTAAAGCAGCTGCCCCTTTATCAGCTGAAGTATGTTGGGAATTAGGAGTTACAGGTATTGGATTAAGATCAACTACAGGAGAAGCATATGATATAAGAAAAGTTGAACCATATGCAAGATATGATCAAGTAGAATTTGACGTTCCTGTTCATAAAGGTGTGTCTTTTGCATATGACAGATTATCTATGAAATTTGAAGAAATAAAACAATCAATTAGAATTATAAGACAAGTTTTAGATAAAATGCCTAAAGAAGGTCCAATTAGAGCTAAAATTTCAAGAGGAAGTGCTTTAAGGTGGAGAGTACCTAAAGGTCAAGTATATGCTCATGTTGAATCTTCTAGAGGAGATTATGGTTACTTTATTGTGTCCGACGGAGAAAACAAACCATACAGAATAGCTGTTAGAGGTGCTTCTTATCCTCAAGGATTATTAGGTATTGAAAAATATTTACCAGGAACTAGATTAGAAGATGTTGCTATATGGTTGGATACTATGGGTGTATGTTCTCCAGAAATAGATAGGTGA
- a CDS encoding FAD-dependent oxidoreductase yields the protein MSERKKSFFAPIKAWKYMTKKPVTIPMDNILKEPREAAANYRGFHKNDWDLCIGCGTCSKICPTEAINMINIPELPDEEGSKPERPAIDYGRCTFCALCVDICTTGSLTMSKEYIHIDTNPNSFFFLPKKDGIHQIEYEDGYTRTEDTDLLDLERIPMEILDADTRKKTFLEVVKGFSKQQAIEEAARCVDCGICTKTCPAHMDIPDYIRSVYEDDVEEGLRWLYKTNPLPLVCGKMCTHKCETACTIGHRGEAVSIRWLKRYIVDQIPAEEYDNVLKQKQQIIKKTDKKVAIIGGGPAGLSAAYYLILMGYDVTVYEAEKRPGGVLNYGGPTYRLPLESFEKDWKYIESLGVKFKFNTKVGVDVTFEELKDNYDAVFVSTGFTLGRTTGVPGTDHPMVKQAMVILKEMKYYVIGDGPKPYIPKKLVVIGGGNVAMDVARTMVRLQNKEYGKSEVHVVSLERTLDEMPADWDEKHEGGEEGVIFHTGWGPIEIVTEGDKIKKARFKKVLSIFDENGRFNPKYDESQTLEIEADMVVESIGQMPDYSYLPEDIKEKITIERGRIKTDEYNHVLGVPWLFAGGDIVNGPDIIHGVADGHKAAQGIDFYLTGYEK from the coding sequence ATGTCAGAAAGAAAAAAAAGCTTTTTTGCTCCAATAAAAGCATGGAAATATATGACAAAAAAACCTGTTACAATTCCAATGGATAATATTTTAAAGGAACCTAGAGAAGCTGCTGCTAATTATAGAGGTTTTCATAAAAATGATTGGGACTTATGTATCGGATGTGGTACTTGTTCAAAAATTTGTCCTACAGAAGCTATAAATATGATTAATATACCTGAACTTCCAGATGAAGAAGGATCAAAACCTGAAAGACCAGCAATTGATTATGGAAGATGTACTTTCTGTGCATTATGTGTAGATATTTGTACAACAGGATCATTAACAATGTCAAAAGAATATATTCATATTGATACAAATCCTAACTCATTCTTCTTTTTACCAAAAAAAGATGGAATTCATCAAATTGAATATGAAGATGGCTATACAAGAACAGAAGATACAGATTTGTTAGATTTAGAAAGAATACCAATGGAAATATTAGATGCCGATACAAGAAAGAAAACATTCTTAGAAGTTGTAAAAGGATTTTCAAAACAACAAGCAATAGAGGAAGCAGCAAGATGTGTTGACTGTGGAATTTGTACAAAAACATGTCCTGCTCATATGGATATTCCTGATTATATTAGATCAGTATATGAAGATGATGTAGAAGAAGGTTTAAGATGGTTGTATAAAACAAACCCATTACCTTTAGTTTGTGGAAAAATGTGTACTCATAAATGTGAAACTGCATGTACTATAGGTCATAGGGGAGAAGCTGTATCGATAAGATGGTTAAAAAGATATATTGTCGATCAAATTCCTGCTGAAGAATATGATAACGTATTAAAACAAAAACAACAAATAATTAAAAAAACGGATAAAAAAGTTGCTATTATTGGTGGAGGTCCTGCTGGTTTATCTGCTGCATATTATTTGATATTAATGGGTTATGATGTAACAGTTTATGAAGCAGAAAAAAGACCTGGTGGAGTTTTAAATTATGGAGGACCAACATATAGATTGCCATTAGAATCATTTGAAAAAGATTGGAAATATATTGAATCATTAGGAGTTAAATTTAAATTTAATACAAAAGTTGGTGTAGATGTAACTTTTGAAGAATTAAAAGATAATTATGATGCAGTATTTGTTTCCACTGGATTTACTTTAGGAAGGACAACAGGTGTTCCAGGAACAGATCATCCAATGGTTAAACAAGCTATGGTTATTTTAAAAGAAATGAAGTATTATGTAATTGGTGATGGACCAAAACCATATATCCCTAAAAAATTAGTAGTTATTGGTGGGGGTAATGTTGCAATGGACGTTGCCAGAACTATGGTTAGATTACAAAATAAAGAATATGGAAAGTCAGAAGTTCACGTTGTAAGTTTAGAAAGAACATTAGATGAAATGCCTGCTGATTGGGATGAAAAACATGAAGGTGGAGAAGAAGGTGTAATTTTCCATACTGGTTGGGGTCCAATAGAAATAGTAACTGAAGGAGATAAAATTAAAAAAGCAAGATTCAAGAAAGTTTTATCAATTTTTGATGAAAACGGAAGATTTAATCCAAAATATGATGAATCTCAAACATTAGAAATTGAAGCAGATATGGTTGTAGAATCAATTGGTCAAATGCCTGATTATTCATACTTACCAGAAGACATAAAAGAGAAAATTACTATAGAAAGAGGAAGAATAAAAACAGATGAGTATAATCACGTTTTAGGTGTTCCTTGGTTATTTGCTGGTGGGGATATAGTAAATGGTCCGGATATTATTCATGGAGTTGCGGACGGTCATAAAGCTGCACAAGGAATAGATTTTTACTTAACGGGTTATGAAAAATAA
- the purD gene encoding phosphoribosylamine--glycine ligase, with the protein MNVMIIGNGGREHALAWKLAQSNKIDKIYCVPGNGGTANEKKCINIKIENIDEIATFAKENNVYLTIVGPEKYLIEGIADKFENLGLNIIGPNKKASMLEGSKEFSRNFCKKYNIQSPNYSVFNNYNSALNYIKNAKFPIVIKADGIASGKGVVIAYNFSDAKKCIYDFMIKDIFSGSGKKIIIEEFLEGYEMSIFLLFDGINYKFFQSAKDHKKINEGEKGLNTGGMGAISPHPKLDNELMKKIEEKIILPTINGIKSEQLNYKGVIFLGLMIKNNEPYLLEYNVRFGDPETQAMMPLLKSDLFDILNNIINKNLNKTEIIWDNKISCCVVLASKGYPLKYDTGYNIKFDINNTATIFHSGTIYKNGKIVTNGGRVISVVGTNINLENARKNVYSSIQNIYFENMYYRKDI; encoded by the coding sequence GTGAATGTTATGATTATCGGAAATGGTGGTAGAGAGCATGCTTTAGCTTGGAAATTAGCACAAAGCAATAAAATTGATAAAATTTATTGTGTACCTGGTAATGGCGGGACTGCTAATGAAAAAAAATGCATTAATATTAAAATTGAAAATATTGATGAAATAGCAACTTTTGCAAAAGAAAATAATGTTTATCTTACAATTGTAGGACCTGAAAAATACTTAATAGAAGGTATTGCTGATAAATTTGAAAATTTAGGACTAAATATCATAGGTCCTAATAAAAAAGCATCAATGTTAGAAGGATCTAAAGAATTTTCTAGAAACTTTTGTAAAAAATATAATATTCAAAGTCCAAATTACAGTGTTTTCAATAATTATAATTCTGCTTTAAATTATATAAAAAATGCAAAATTCCCAATAGTTATAAAGGCTGATGGTATAGCTTCAGGAAAAGGGGTTGTTATAGCCTACAATTTTTCTGATGCAAAGAAATGTATATATGACTTTATGATTAAAGATATTTTTTCAGGTTCAGGAAAAAAAATTATTATTGAAGAATTTTTAGAAGGTTATGAAATGTCTATTTTCTTATTATTTGATGGTATTAATTATAAATTTTTCCAAAGCGCAAAAGATCATAAAAAGATAAATGAAGGAGAAAAAGGATTAAATACAGGTGGAATGGGAGCAATTTCACCACATCCAAAATTAGATAATGAATTAATGAAAAAGATTGAAGAAAAAATAATTCTCCCTACAATTAATGGAATAAAATCAGAGCAACTAAATTATAAAGGTGTAATCTTTTTAGGTTTAATGATAAAAAACAATGAACCTTATTTATTAGAATATAATGTTAGATTCGGAGATCCAGAAACTCAGGCTATGATGCCATTGCTTAAATCTGATTTATTTGATATACTTAATAATATAATTAATAAAAATTTAAATAAAACAGAAATTATTTGGGATAATAAAATATCATGTTGTGTTGTGTTAGCTTCTAAAGGTTATCCTTTAAAATATGATACGGGTTATAATATTAAATTTGATATAAATAATACAGCTACGATTTTTCATTCGGGTACAATATACAAAAATGGTAAAATAGTAACCAATGGAGGAAGAGTAATTTCTGTTGTTGGAACTAATATTAATTTGGAAAATGCTCGAAAAAATGTTTATTCTTCTATACAAAATATTTATTTTGAAAATATGTATTATAGAAAAGATATATAG